In Drosophila subpulchrella strain 33 F10 #4 breed RU33 chromosome X, RU_Dsub_v1.1 Primary Assembly, whole genome shotgun sequence, the DNA window ataaatttttattcagttttttgtttttcgtgtTTAACTTTGTGTGTGTTTTATGCTGCTTATTTGCTTTtatcatttgcattttgtaaacaaaaaaacatttgttcGTTTCGCGCTTAATTGGCGACACTAATAAAATACCCACAGCTAATAAATATAGCAAAAAGAGGGAGTAATATTTAGTTTTCTGGGATTCCTTAGATGAAATACGTTCGCTTATCAAAATATAATGCTTAGGGCTATGAAAAAAAATgcatgtatacatatatatctaGGGCTAGGTCTATATTTGAAATATGCGTGTGTATCTTTAGTTAGGCTACAACTAGGATAATTAGACCGTTATACACTTAGAAGTACACTTAGCACAATTGAACTGACGAATTGAATACGTTTACgctctttgtttttttttttgtttttctttttcttcttttgtattttttcatgGGCGATTTGAGATGTATGGGCTTGTCATAAGTTAAGGCGACTGTCAAGATCTAGcttctatatttatttaaccATATAGCGCACTATCGAAATCTAAGTTCTAGCTTAGAGTTCCGGGCGAGAAAAGATAATGCTACATAATTCAGAAGAAGTTGATGGGGGCTGGGTATTACCGATCTGAAGGGCAACCCACCCCCGACTTAAATACTATCAGGTACTTTGGCATTTCGTTTGCTTACTCGCTATCCATTCAACCGAATGTCTTTATGCTCGTATATAGATTCATTAACATTTAGCATATACTATATCTGTGTATACataattgaatttgttttttatattttttgcggCGTTTTCAGGGGCAGTTGTTTTGGGAaaagaaaagattttaaaagAGCTTacagttaaataaaaaagaaaataaaatatagatggatagatatttttaaaatgcatATAGGTGAATTAGTTTAAGGACTGGTAATTTGAGAGTTGAAATCAGATTGAATAAAACAGAAAAAGAATTGTATGTATCGCAAATAATATTGAAATGAAAGCCGAGAACAAGTTTAAAACGGTTCTCACTTCCCACAAACAGCCCCCGGAAAATCCATTTTTGTAACTGGAGGTTAAATCACCAATCAGTTAACCATTACATTAAGGCGTTCTCTCAACAAGCAGTAAAACTCTCTAATCATTtaagtattttgtttttttcttctgTAAATGCCTAACACTCATTCTTTGAAGCTTAGTCTCTCTCTAGATCGAACTGGGGATTAGCCTACTACATGACCCTTAGGCTAAGAACACAAAAACgacaaatacaaaaaaaaaagagtacCCTAGACCTAAGGACTAAAGAAATGATGATGCTACGATTACGGCTATATAATCAGATGTGTGTGAGCTAAAAGCCTAAACCTAAGCAATTCGAATTTTTGGTAGCTGAAAAAACGCGCCACCAACAGTGATACCCCCCTAAAGCGGCCCCGGTTCCTTGTGAGATCAGTCTTGGCGTGGCTCAGTGGGTGGGGTCGTCGTCGTTGGCGGTTGGCGGTGGTGGGGCGGCGCCCGCACTGGTCCACCCTAAACGGCGGTGGGTGGTGGCATCAGCGAGGAGTTGGAGGACCGCAGATAGGGATTCCCATAGATGGCGCTGTAGCGGGGATCCACGCTCAAGGCCATCGAGCTGGGCACCACCAcgtgggtggtggtggtggtggctgCGGCGGTGCTCTGGTTGCTGCAGCTGCCGTTCGGCGACGAGCTGACCACCGAGGCGGTGGTCGACTGCAGGCTGGGCAGCCCGTTGTCCTGCCGGATCTCCCGGGAGCCGATGATGCTGCCGGTCAGGCTGCCGCCGCTGCTGTTGGTCAGGAAGGTCATCGGCAGGGTCGTCGTGGCGGTCATGGGGTTGGaggtctggtggtggtggtggtggcccTGGTggctctgctgctgctgctgctgcagctgcatcTGGTTCTGGTGGTTGTTCTGCAGAATGGTCGAGCTGCCATTGGACTTGGTCGAGCAAGTGGTCAGATACTGCGGCGGCGGACTGTAGTGCGTACTGTAGTCGCCGTAGGGCACATAGCCGCCCGAGATGTCCACCTTGAGGTCACTGTAGTTCGAGGTGCGGTCGCCGGCCTCCAGTTTGCAGCTCACGCCGCCGTTCTTGGTGATCTGGTGCTCGCTAATCACATCGGCCGGTGGCAGCTTGGTGCGCTTCTTGCACTTGATGTAGACCACCACCAGGATGGTCAGGACCAGCAAGAAGGCCACCACCGAAATGCCGCCCACAATCGTCATCAGCAGAGAGACGCTCTCTGCGAAGAAAAAGAAGGGAAACGGGGGATGGTGGGTTAAAATTGGTGATATAAAGCAATAAGCTATAATGGTATATTAGTATACTAAAGGTTATCTCCTAAACTTCATGTTAAATGAAGTATGATATGAAGTATTCGTAAATTTTACTATCTGTCGGAAGTGTGTTGAAATTGTAGTGATacacttaaaatattaaattggaaattatccctttaatttaaataaatacccCAAAAGCCCAAATCCATAGTAATTCAAAGTATATGTGAGAAAAATATCAATAATaaacaatattaataatatttttacacCATAAATATGTtgttataaattatataaaatccTCGACAGATATTTTTTGCATCcatctattaaaaaaaatattatcctaatatatatattaatacccGAATTTTAGAAACAAAATCTAAAACAAGTCCTATTCATATTATTCAAGTTCTCCAACCCAAGCAATGCCAGATATAAGTACACAACAATCTAAGGGATACTCACTCTTGGCCTGCAACTGAATCTCGGCCACGTCGTTGCCATAATCGTTGACCACTGTGCAGTTGTACTTTCCATAGTGATAGGCCTGGCTGTCCCGGATGATCAAGGTGCTCTTGACGCCCCCGGGCACGGCATCCACCAGGATCGAATAGTCGTGTCCCGACTCCGAGCTGATCTCCTGGCCATTGAAGGTCCACGACACGTGGCGGGCACGGGGAACACTGCTGGCAAAGCACTCGATCCGGGCCGTATCCCCCACCAATCCGTACTGCGTCCTCTGGGAACCGATCGCGGGCGAACCCTTCAGATAGACATACGCATCCGCCGATATCTCAGCGTATCCGGGAACATTGGCCTTGCAGTAGTAGCGTCCGGCGGTCTCGTTGCTCACGCTGAATGTGAGATTCGTGCTGGTGCCCACCACCCGGTCGCTGGGATGCTGGATCCACACGATCTCCGGCTGCGGATTGCTGTCCACCTCGCAGCTCAAGGACACCACGCTGCCCACGTCCGCCTCCATCGATTGCGGTCGCTGCCGGAAGCTGGGGGCATCTGCAATTGGAGTGGGGAaattataatacattttaagtAATACATGTAattattgtaattaaatttaaatattaaatagaacagccaaatatttaatatttataataaatctAAATAAATAGCAAGTAGACTCGAATAAAAAAAGGTAATAAGCTatctataatatttataaaactcaattaataaaatatatgtaaggatataaatatattaatacataagaaaataataattatattaaaataaccTAGCAATATTTTGATGAAATAACAAAAAGTCCATAAAAGTACAAGCATTATTTGTAAAACAAAATTCACACATTAAATGTGCTGCTCAACAATATTTGCTTAATAATTTGTATAACAAAAACACACTATCAAAAAAATTGAGCCTAGggaaaactaatattttaaatgcttttcccttttttccatattatatgtttttttttccattttaacCAGTAAAAACAACTTTAATTTGAATATGCCCATAATTTGATGCCCCAAGCAACGCGATGTTGACTTATGGAAATTAACAAATGTTCATTTGTAggtgtaaaatatttttgtgaggtctataaatatttgttttagttttatttttgactTTATTGGCAATGAAATGCCAGTTGCAAAAGTTTGAGTTATGGAAGTGAAACTCAGTttcagaaaataaaatatataatcgGCTGTTTTTTTACtgttgatttatttaataaataatttcctTATGAATGGTACACGCCATTAATGAAGTTAATTTATATTGATAGTAAGCAATTGAATTACTATAAAATTGGGGATTTCAATAACTTTAGGATTACTTACAGCTTATATCAAGGGTTTCGCTGTCCTCACTTTTGCCCACGGAATTCTGCACCTCGCACTTGACAATCGCGTCGTGGAAATTGCGCGTCACATTGCGAATCACCTGGAACGAGGGGAAAAACAGGAGAGAGAGAGGGTCGATCCATGAGTTCCAGTTGCGATTAATTGTGGGAACGTTAGGCCTTTCCGGTGGCTATCTAACTGGTTCCAATAATTGCCAGCATTATACAACAGCAGGGGCAGCATTTTAATCGCAATAGTTGCTCTAATTATGCGCCAGCCTGCCAAGTGGAATGCGAACCAGTTTTTCCCGAGTAAAAATCTCTGGAGAGATGCAGGAAAATCGGAGGCCGAGGAGAAGGAGCGCCACTTACCATCTCTGTCTTCTGGCCGCCAATGATCGGCTCGTCGTTGATGAACCAGCGGTACCGGACATCGCTGGGATTCGCATCTGCCCGGCACTCCAGTCGCACCTGCGAGTGCTCCACGATCCGGGAACCGGTGCCCAGGTGGACTCCACCGCCCGCCCCACCGGCGGATGCACCAGCACCACCTGCACCACCGGGCAGCGAGCCCATCACGTTCACCTTCACCTTGGGCGCATATTTCACCTGGAAGGGGGGAAAATATTGGAGATATTTAGTAAGGTTTTAGGTCTATCTTGCTTCTAAATATTTACAGTATTTTGTAATTATTCCTATCGTCTTGAGAGGGAAAATAAACTTTATCCCTTGAAACTTATTACTAATATTGTGACTGTGATTTTATGGTTTTAACAAAAGCTTTGGAAATTTATAAgctaaatataatttttaaaaactaccACTCTAAGACAAATGACTTCTTTGATTTATCGTTCTAAGAAAGATTATAATAAtaggataataaaaaaatccaTTCATAtactaaattttaaattaatatttatctggtattttttgttACGAAATTTAGGTACAAATTGAAACACATCTTGAGGACAACAAAAATTTTGTGATTCCATTGAAGGGACGAAATCCTTTTGAGCTGGAATTTTTGAAATTTCATTGCAGCTACACAATTGGTATCTCATGTGCCCGGTGACCAAGGAATAGCCATGCATCGGCTCCAAAAAGGCCCTCATTCAGGTCAATCAGCTGGGAGTCCCGACACTCCTTGGCCCGACATCTTCGTCAGGGATTTGTCAGCGCCATGGACATGTGACTCCCCCGATACTCTCCCCCTAAAACCAGGCCAATGACAAGTGGGCTGGGGTCAGGTCTTTGTTGGCTCCTCACTTTCACACTCCTTGGCCAAATTGGGGGTTCGGTGCTCGATGCTCGGTGCTCGGCATTCGGTAGACGGGATTTGGGGTAACCCATGATGGGCGCCTTTATGTCCGGGCATGAATTAGCCCGTCAGTGTCGTGCCATGTCCGGCACAAAAGCCCATTCAAAAAATACTATCCCCCGGCGTGCAGCTGTCCTCGGGAAAGTCGGCAGAGAAGGGGACTTACAC includes these proteins:
- the LOC119557494 gene encoding irregular chiasm C-roughest protein, with protein sequence MLQTMQLLLLATIVGMVRSSPYTSYQNQRFAMEPQDQTAVVGARVTLPCRVINKQGTLQWTKDDFGLGTSRDLSGFERYAMVGSDEEGDYSLDIYPVMLDDDARYQCQVSPGPEAQPAIRSTFAGLTVLVPPEAPKITQGDVIYATEDRKVEIECVSVGGKPAAEITWIDGLGNVLTDNIEYTVIPLPDQRRFTAKSVLRLTPKKEHHNTNFTCQAQNTADRTYRSAKIRVEVKYAPKVKVNVMGSLPGGAGGAGASAGGAGGGVHLGTGSRIVEHSQVRLECRADANPSDVRYRWFINDEPIIGGQKTEMVIRNVTRNFHDAIVKCEVQNSVGKSEDSETLDISYAPSFRQRPQSMEADVGSVVSLSCEVDSNPQPEIVWIQHPSDRVVGTSTNLTFSVSNETAGRYYCKANVPGYAEISADAYVYLKGSPAIGSQRTQYGLVGDTARIECFASSVPRARHVSWTFNGQEISSESGHDYSILVDAVPGGVKSTLIIRDSQAYHYGKYNCTVVNDYGNDVAEIQLQAKKSVSLLMTIVGGISVVAFLLVLTILVVVYIKCKKRTKLPPADVISEHQITKNGGVSCKLEAGDRTSNYSDLKVDISGGYVPYGDYSTHYSPPPQYLTTCSTKSNGSSTILQNNHQNQMQLQQQQQQSHQGHHHHHQTSNPMTATTTLPMTFLTNSSGGSLTGSIIGSREIRQDNGLPSLQSTTASVVSSSPNGSCSNQSTAAATTTTTHVVVPSSMALSVDPRYSAIYGNPYLRSSNSSLMPPPTAV